The region CTACAATTTAAAACAACTTTAAAGAACCCTTTTGCAGATTGCAAAATATAATCCAATGCAACTGTTGTGCAATTTTCAAATGCAACCATCATGTTTTTCAAAtgcaatccaatgcaaccccATATCGAGTACATGTGAACTAGCCATTAATAGAGGAAAGCCACATGAAATGTAACATATTATTCATATACATTACACTTTAACTTTGGCTCTATTTTCATCTACGTTGAATCAAATTGTATTATTTGGTTCATTTTCCATATAGATATAGGTAGCTATACCAAAGCTAGTAAGactttttcttattcttcttcttctttccttttaaATATTCTATCTCACAATGATCATGATGGTTTTCTTTTTTTCACTGTACAAAATTATTCTCAGACCATgaattttctgtatttttatttgttgattcatttatttgtatttttattttgatacaaaaacaaaaacaacccCAAAGGAAATTGTCACAACCTCTTGACTGACCTGACCATACTAGTTTTGGTATTGTTCTAAATGGAGTTTCAAGCAGAAATTAACTAAACTTACATCAAAGAAATGAGGGTTTTAAATCTATCAGTTGTGACCGCATGTACTTGATAATGTTCACTTATATATTCAGCTCTATTTAAAACTTTTGGTagaatagaaaataataataataatgacacCTATTATTGAAGAGCTTCTGCTATACAACAAAACACTACTAGCTATAACTATTTTGTTGTCTTTATCGGAAGATCACTCAAACTTTGATTTATATTACAATGAAGAAGcaagtgatgatgatgatgatgatgtcatTTCACATCATTAGGTTTCCAACTTTAATGACTACATCCTTTGCTCAAATCTATATTTTCTAAACGAGGAGGAGAGCTCTGGCAATGGCTGTCACCATCATCATTATTGGACATCAATTTCTAGTTGCTTTACAATGCTCTAGCAATGTTTGTCATTGGAGTTAGAGGAGAAGATAGCTCCACAATAATCTTCAGACTAGTTTTTAAAGCAAGCTGTATTTTTGCAAAAgaatatttaaaattttacatTAAGTCGTATAATTGAAGAAAGTTTCTATTAACCGTATTTTTCAATTATAACTTTACAATATCCGTAAAAATaaaatcccaaaaaaaatatGCATTTAATAGTAATTCTTGGTTTAACGTTTTTATTTGTTAGTATAatggaatatatttttaaaatcaattaaaaataaatatctaTAAAATTTTAGTAGAATACATATTtagtaaacatattaatataaaataaaatattattattataataatttaatacaaaactagatatttaataactatattaatataattcaattattgtaaaatataataacatataatacatagtcttaatttttattaaaaaatttatcatttatatttaaaaaaaaaacatgttattttttttattactctTAATCTaacgtatataaatatatatatattcatattaaataacaacaattATTATAAACACATTATATGTAAATGTCGTGTGTGCACTAATATAACTgtataactacataagaaattaaaataacattttttttttatcaagaataaGCAAGTTTATTCTCCAATTATTGATGTCATATGATTTGAATAAGATCATAAATGTTTTGTATCTTAAATgaggtagtttgtgatctaaaaaattattatcatattattatttatttaaaaaggtcataaacaatattttagttattaatttttcttttaatatgttgatgttatttttttatatataatattatttatttatttaaaatttatataacaataataaaaatttgaTCAAACTAATTGCAATGCACTAGTAAATATTAAAAATGTGTATAAGATAACAGCAGCTATATATTTAATCAAGGTAATTAGTATGAATAAAATTCATTGTAATTCCTATGATAACCCTCATGTGGAGATGAAATAATATTTGGATGATCTAAAAGCCAGTCATTTCCGTTGATATATGAAATGTCCATGAAGGAATTTGCTTCGGCTTGCTGGAGCTGCTTCGCGTAGGAGGCTCTGTATGTGTAGTTTGCCCCAGGTCCCTCGCACTGGTACTCTCCAAAAAACACTGAcctaatatattaataataattagaaCAATTATACGACAATTAAGAATggaaattatttaattataaaaaaattaaggaGATGCATATATACTGATCTCTAGAGGGGTCCCTCCAATCATTCCAGCCGTCGGAAGAAACGACATCAGACATGTAAGTTGTTGAGAAAACGACAGTGGCGTAATGGCACGTGAAAAAGAAGTCTTAGGACAATATTATAGTTACACTAAGTGCAACATTTTTTCTAACCTGTAGGTGCCGGAATCAATTATGACGAGGGTCCTAGAAATACTCCTCTCAGGGACAGCATCAACTGCCTTTTGGACGCTGCTGAAATTGGCGCAGCCATTCAAGCCAACAGTCAAAACGAGGGCTGCATTGTACTTATATATTAGACTTGATGCCCACTTGTTCTGGTCACATTTAGCCTCTCtcgtatggtggtggtggtgatgatgatgagTAGTGGACACCATGCTTGTTAGGTGAGAAAACAAGTTCTCAGTGCCACTTTGCTTGAAAATTCTTTCGTAAATAGAATGCTCAAAACTGTTCCCAGGATTAATGttagaagtggtagtggtagtgatagtTGGGAAaagagggattttgtggagagaAATGATCATGGAAAGGAGAGCAAAAACAAAGGCAGAAAGCCAGAGTAAGAtggttatttttgttttgaacatGGCTAAAGCTAGCTCTAGGATACTGATGTGTGGGTTTTGTAATAAGAAATTTTGAGTTAAGAAGATGGGGTTTGAGATTGTAAGATCTGGAGTGAGGTTTCAAGGGTTTTATCATGTAGGGAAAGAGTTCAGTGATGATTGGCGTGGGAGGTAAGAAATACATTGTATgggtcttcttcttttttttttgtatttttttttataatgaaaTGTGCGTGTAGACTGATAAAAGTGACTGTTTTAGAAAGTAATGTTGAAGACAGATTGGCAGTAATGAAGTTTGGAAGTTAAGCAAGCAAAGCTAACATAAACAAAAGGAGCAAAAGGATTATGGACATGATAAAAAGCACTGAATTAAATTTGTTGAGTGTCTTTTCTCATTTGGGTATTTTGGTAAAGTCTTCAAATTGTAATCTTTCAATTTTTCTTGCAGTATTGGCCGGTGGAACCATGGTACTTGAATGTGATCATAGCCATGGAGAAGAAAATGTATAAGTCGTCTTCTGACCTAAAATTTAGCACGAGATCGCCTTATGAACTTGCTTTGACTTCATGGCACCGTCCTATCTTTCCACCACTATCATTTTCAGCCCTATTTTCTGCTATTTGTTATAATAAGAATTATTTCTTATTTCAAAATATATTAAAAGCGTAATAAGCAAATAATTGAAAATTTAGTAATCTCagttaaaagttttttttagaaaataaatacataaagaGAAATTATAGAAAATAGCCCAAAATAAAAgcatcaagaagctaatgtccttatttataaaattgtagagaaatgatCATTTTACATTAGTGATTACCTAAATtgctattttttataatttatttatttatttaggactgtatgactttaatatagtgatatatgtatattagttttgtttaattaatttttattttaaagctatattaattttttaagttttttataagtTGTTAGTATATTAATTTCcaatagtgtatatattttttgtggtatggtacatataattttttttttttgtgatatttagtttctattttattatacatagtggtagtatataattttgtatcatgttatatacattttaatgatagtatataactttgttagcataatatatatattttttagtaataattttgtaaatttcgatagtatattatttttcaactcagtatatatattttgtggtatgatatcattcaacaacccataaaaaacgaaaaaaaatcaaaataacttgaaaataaaaactaattaaacaaaactaatatacatataccataatattaaaatattaaaatatttagaataaaataataatttgttaaaGAGTATATTTGGTAATGTCTGATATTAAAGAGAagattaggctattttactacaaaattaaaaatataaacatttacTTACTTTCCCACACCATTAAAAATTATTTTGCACCTTGCCCCATACATAAATAAAACCATAATATCAGGATTATGAGCCCAAATTGAAAAGTTGGTTTTGTTGCGAGAATTCAAGGCCTAAAACAACTAAATTGAGAACTCCAGCACATTTTTGTAACGATTGTGGAAAAGCAATTTGGCATACATAAAAGCCATCTTTATACtaaatcaaacaaacaaaaaattatgtgaaaacataaatataattaattacataCATAATACATTCACTAGTATCTATATCTATATAGGGCAAAAAAAACAATACCATTGGGACGTGACGTGATAACTTACTGAATTCGAGCACATatgtattaaaaataaaaataaaccaatcgCACAATgcgtttaaatttttatttcgTAATTTCCCTAAATTTTCagatttaaaaataacaaaatcaaGTAGATGTGAATTAAATACTTGTCCGACCAAGCTCCTAAATCTCCCTAGAAATTGCACATAAACTCGCAACAAGCGTCTACAATAAGCATTTCTCATATTGGTACACACTACTCTTCTAAAACCTTGAACGGGTCTAATGCAAAAAACCTGCTGCATGGGGCTTTTGAAAGCATGTGGAATTAGAACTTCTAATGCGGATTAATAAATTATACGTAAGCCAAACTGGCGCAAACTTCTGACAAATGGTGTTTATATGCACAACGAGGCTTGACATCCCAATTCAcaaatccttttttttttccttttcttttttacaTGGATGAACTGGAAAAATTAGTAAGCTTGCCATAGAAACTGTTCCATTTACCGATGTTATGACGAGGTCTGGACAACCCGACACTCTGGAACTCTCTTTTGTAGCATGGATGTCCCTTTGAAGGTCACCATTTGATAGCAAGTCTTTCTATAGTTGATGAGCTGCAGCACAAGGCAAACAAAAAGACGATGTCAGGCTAGTAAAAATGTGGCTCGAGCCCATGATGGGCACATGTTTGAATACGTCGTAGAAATGAACCTGGTCTGGTCTAATCTTTGTAAAACCAAATTTATCGGTCCATATGGATTCTGCTTCTTCGGCAGCAGGGAGTACAAGGCTTCTAACATTCAAGAATGCTAGCAGCTTTTCAATACACGAGAACAATAATTGGAAGTAGCCCTGTAAAAGTAGGCAAATTGAGTTATGTGAAATCAATACCATGGTTCGGTAATTtcaaaaaatgatatatatatatatatatatatatcattcatAACTTATCCCAAAGTGGCTTTAATTTCAATCACTCTAAAAAGATGACAATATTGAACGATGTTTAAGTACAAAGCATTGAAAGTGGTTTAATGGAACTCTTATAAAAGGATGTATCTGAGGTCACGTTTGCTCATTGGTGGAACAGATATAGCATATGACTGAACTACCGCAACCTGGCTGTCTAATATACTAAAAGGCCCTGCCAGAATCAACCCTCCGCCAATTgcccaataaatattaataataaaaaggtTTAATTGTGCTAAACTATCCAAATTTTATGGCTTATTACACTtaaatactcaatttttttttgcgGCAAAATTACCCAAACAATAAAAACAGTAAGCCATTACTACCCACCCCTACCGGTGTCAAGTTTTCGCTGGATTAATTGCGGCTAAACTATCCAAACTTCATAGTTTGTTACATGATTTGTTACACTTAAATACCAAAAAAATTACTGCAAAACTACCTAAAtagttaaaaattaatataaattgattttaaatataaacaaataacttagattaattctaaaattaaacatagttttatttaataatttttttattaaaataaataaataatcaatagctaaaaaaaattaaaatagaaaaaaaaaattatttcatcatttttttattaaaagttttttagctattatttttactttaaatttttttattaaagagatttttttatcaaataaaactattttttaattttagaattaatttagattacttttatataattttatttatttttcataatttaaaattaatttatattaaatttttaactGTTTGTGTAGTTTAACcgtaaaaaaaattgggtatttaAATGTAATAAACCATGAAATTTGAGTAGTTTAGCCACAATTAACCCCAATAGAAACTTAAAACCGTTAGGGGTGGGTAGTACCAGTGTACTATTTTGACTGTCTAGGTAGTTTTGTCGCCAAAAAAAAGTTTGAGTATTCAAGTGTAACAAATTATGAAATTTGGGTAGTTTATCTGCAATTAACCCTAATAAAAAAAAGAATTATATCATTTTAATACTTTGTTGCTTGTCATAGAACCAATTTAATACCATATTGTTTACTTAGTACCATTTTAATACTTGGTATATTATAAATAAGTTCAAAATTGTACATTTTCACTTATTTTGGTATATATTATTTTTGacaaataatttataaatattttttaaattcattttagatttaaaacatatttataaaatgttatcaataaaaaatgTTTactaaaattattgaaattaatttTGAAATGATTTACAATATAGAAAGTACTAGAATGGTAAACAACAAATTACTAAAATAGTATATTCCCTAGAaataataatcatgaaaatataatatatatatatatataggacaattcttctataaggcttcactttaagccctactggtgggACTTTCAGTGTTCTCgattcgtgaacagttttcgaggcgatttttttttatgactatgtatattgtatctatttagagcatcttgcaaattttcaaaaaattctgaatagtttacggtagtgaaaactaagttcaaacatattgttttccacgaacataaaaaaaattagccacgcgtgcaacatgtttaaacttaattttcgatacggtaaattattcggaattttcttaaaatttgcagaatactttaaatagctacaatatacacagttataaaaaaaatcgcactgaAAACTGTTCAAGGATCGAGAATACTGATAACTCCACCGGTAGGACTTAAAGCGAAGCCACTACAGGAgaattcccatatatatatatatatatatatagttagctAAATCAAAAATATTACCTTGCCGTGGTTACTATTACTAGTAGCAACTAAAGGGAGTTCAGCAATTTCTCGTCCAAAAACTCGAAGCATTCCAGCTGATACAACAGTTGAGCTGCAAAAGTACAAAAATGAGATTGTTAAAATAAAACAGTGGCCAGACGTTCAATATTTGAGACAGCAGACTGGCTTACTTGACCATTAGTATTGCACAATACATCCCTCCAAATTCTTGGCCTCTAACATTCCTCCTGAGAGACACATAAATTTTAGAAAGCATGAAAAGGTGCCAGAACTCGGCACGAAAGTCATGAGACAAGGAAAAAGATCTTTAGCTAACCCATAGACCATAGCTGGAATAAGGTCACGTCCAGATTGGAAATCAATTATAGGATCAAAGCATTCCTGAAAATTGAAATGAGATCAAATGTCAACCAAATATTCCTATGATTTCAACTTTTATTGTTCCAAGCAATGAGATCCTCCTTCCCCGTACAGACTAATTATAAAAAGTAAGCCTTAGCATACAACAGCAGAGCAAAAATAAACTTCCTATCCCTTGCAAACAAAGGACATACTATATTTCTCAAGTTTTAGTgcccaaaaaaaaaagagagaagaaaagaacaaAACCCAATTCCAGAAATATAAGTATTTTAGGATAATCATAAACCTGAGTCCAATAATAATAATGAGTACACTACTTACATGGAATATAGAAACAGCCTTCGAAAGTAATACTCTAGATTCAGAAGAAGCAATTTTCCCACTAATAAGTCTCCATCTCACATCAAATCCACTTGTAACATCCAAACCTTTCTCTACATGCTTCTTCTTCATAGCATCCAAAATAGAGTCAGGGAGCTTCTCAGGTCCAGTAACTAGTAACTTCTGCAGAGTCAAATGTATCCTGCTGCAATCCATGCAACAAAACCACTTCCCCTTGGGTAATTCCTGTTGAACCACTACCAGCAATTAACACCTAATAACAGAAAAGTAAAAGAATTGCATAGCAGTGCACCACAGAAAGAAACTGCAGTTCATATTCATACAATTAGTTCAGCAAAACAAAAGTACATGAACAATTATTCATaatcttacctttagatttgccaTTTTATGTTTCTTCAAACAACCAACGTGATATTCCTTCTCACACTGAAATATAAAAGTaaaattaagggcacaatttattCATACATATGCAAGAATAGCATCACGTATTAAAATATAAAGTTCAATCTGCaagataaattaaataaaatcaaagaaaataccTGATCGCAGAGTATAATAGTACGTGGACCAAATCCTGATTTGCTAAAATCATAGCCTCTGcagacaaaataaataaattagagtGGAAAACAATGTTTAAATGTTTCAAAGAACTACACAAGAAAAtagatataaaaataaaataaagaaaaaaatcagTCCTGCAGAAAAAATACCTGCATAATACGCATCCACTTAGTTCGGCTTCTATGTTTTTAACTATACGAATGCATCTTTGGGTTATCTCTTCTATAGGATCAATTCCAGAGACCCTCCCAGCCGCAAGAGCATTTTCATTATGTGCTACAAATTTCTCTCTTTCAAACATATTCTGGCAATATTGGCAATACCAGTCACCACGAGGTATAGCCGGTAGAGAAGCACATTCTGCACATGACAATGACTTCACTCGTCAAaaccaaattataaaaattattagtAGTATAATTAATTCTAAGAAGTAAAATTGCCTTTCCAAGATGATATATACGACCTAGGTTACATTACCCTGaacatatatttaaacaataGTTGGATAGATTTTTCACCTACAGTATTTTGTTCtctcccttctttttcttttttttttctactatgtttttcataaaaaaaaaaaggaattaaAGTACTGACTTTCTACAATCCTTAACTATTCAGATTATGAAAGCAATTAATAAGTTCAgcaaaaagaaaaactaaaacgCCAAAAAAGCAAAATACTACTTTCATAATCACAAAGATACAGAAATTTACCTTTGTGGAAAGCCCTTGGGCATCCATCACAAAGTAAAAGATTCCCACCATCTGCACAAATGATGCACAAGTCATCATTGTCCTTGGCTGAATATTTGCGGCCTCTGGACAAGGATACCGCCAATTCGTGGAGAGACACGCCATTAGATGTGTAAATATATGCATAACTGCCAGAAGACAAAAATTGAATGATAAATCAAATCAAATTTGAGCTCATCTAGCtgctatattttaaaaatatatttataaattattttcatgTTTTGTTATAAGTTCAATCTGTGTCAAGAATTGTTCTGAATACTTCCTTTTGCACTAAATGATCgccttaaattttgaaaaatatttctaCATGTAATCAAACAGACCAAAAGATAACAGACATATATGATAAATCGAAGATGGGGGAATAAACTTACGGTTTTCTTCGTGAAGCCCAACCTGCATGAGCTTCAAACTGTGAAGGACTGACCTGCACAATTGATAAATGCACCATCAGAATCTGAAATAAAAGATTTTGAGAACTATGAACTTCAGAGATGTAGAAAGATACCACAGAGTTGCAGCATCGACAAAAAATTCCAAAGCCCTTCTTATAACCCACAAGCAATTTCTGTCCACAAAATGCACCCTTTATTTTTCCATAATATGTCATACAGCATTTATGCATATCAAATCAGAACTTGAACAACCTGTCCACGTGCATAATAAGCTACTTCACTTCCATCAGGCAGCCCACCATTCTCGAAAACCAACTTATGTAGCCGTTGATCTCTTTGGAAGATATGCACCCAAATAAGATAGAGAAAAAATTTACTCATCACAAATACAAAGTAATTTTTTCAGTAAGAAATGAGTTACACCAATACAAGAATGAACActtgagagaaaaaaaatactaacttCGTGGTGATCTTCCAATGAATTTTTTTGGGTGAAGAAACACTGGCTGAAGTAATTTTTGGGGACTTTGAATTTGAAAGTAAAACAGATTTCGATGACCTAAACACagataaaaattaatatataaacaaGATATGTAACCTTTGTTACCATTAAAATTCTATCAGGCCAATTTAGAAGGTCCTGCCACAATATGAAGACTTCATTTAATTTAATAGAAAACATGAAAACTGTCTTACTACATTACACTAAACCTAAATAAACTAACAAGAAAGAGTAGACACCAACTTTGCTGTCATCTTCCACCGACGCTTATATGGCGGAGACATACGCAATGGAGAAGCACTTTTAGAGGCTTTTGGCATTGACAGTGGTGCTGATAACCTGCAGTTTATATGAACCAAATAAGAAACAAACGGGCAGACAGCATCTTACATCAAATGTAAACCAGACAGAATAGTTTACACAAGCAAATATCGCGagtaattataatttattttcagCATTCAAAAAATGCAACAATAGACCATGAATTATAAATATTGTGCCACTTAACTTTTCCCCCCTGGATTTTCAATTTAAATAGTCCGTTGCACTGAACATTGTTATTGTCACACTGTTGACCTTTCCTTTACATATTAGATGAAATTCATCACAACTCAGAGGGCTATAGTGGCATTGAtgagattgatttttttttaaataataatttaaatattattttgaatGTGAAAATATAGTATAATTTGACTATGACATAATAACATTAACAATTTTGACAGATTTCTATCAACAATTTCACTCTTCTATTTaactattttgtaaaatacacTTTCTCTTTTCAATTGTTTGTTTGCCACCTTACACGATACACTAATTTGAATTTTaccaaacaaaaataataattactatTATATTATATAGAATATTACTAAAGATGTGAGTATTGTACATAAATTTACCTATGACAATTGTATATAAATTGAAGATCACgtgataattttattattatagatAATTGAAAGTGAAGCGTAATTTAACTAATATACATGAGATAATTTTGCCACAAAAGAAAATATACATGAGataattatgtttattttgtttacAGAGccaaaaacatacatataaatacaaaaaaatattaattattaggaATTGTATAATACGACCACCATACTTCGAGGGTCattacaaaaattaattttttcgaaataaattaataataaaagaaatgctGCTCCAAAGGATAACTTAGAAAAgcgtaaaaaaaataaaaagatgttgcaccgaaagagagagagagagaacaaaaAGGCATGAGAGATACCTACTTTCTTGTTAGCTTCCAATCTCTTCTATCTTGAGAAGAGACACATACTGGAGCAGTTTTGGGGGACTCAAAAACTGGAGCTGGCACAGGAGATCTGAAACAAGGAAAATCAAAGCTCACTATAAAAGGAAACAGAGTGTTATTCAAATTACAGACTGGAAACAGAGGAAATGAACGCACTAAAATTACATCCTTGAACATCCATACGGCCACAAAATCCTATTAAAACCAAGCTTTGCGTAATTTTTTTGTGCTTGACATAATATTGGATTGGTTACAGTAAACGGGTCGAGCTGACGCTCATGTACACCATTGAACCATATCCCAAGACAATGCCACATTTACGTGTTGGTTTTATATAAGAAAATTCTAACCCGAAAAGCTCCAAGACATACAAGGAAATATAGGTTTGCAATCAAGAAGTTCCTTGTAATTATTTACATCATATGGTTTCTAAATTAAAGCTGAATTAGGTAACTTTAAAATATGTCATACCTTATTCTTTTACCAAGTGACTCAGTTGGGCTGCTGCATTGTGGATTTTTTAAATCATTGCACGAATTGCAGAGAGATTCGTCTTTTGCAGCACATGAGGGAGGGTAAGACACTATAAACCATAGAAAAACAGCAGCCAGCAAAACATTTATTACAATTAATATGTGCTGATTGCAATGTTTGCATGCAGGACACTGCCATTCATCTAAAAAAAATGCAAGCATAACACTAACCTCTGCATTTTTCACAAGTGAAGTACTTTTCTTCAGGTGAAGAACTTATAAAACTCTGAACCGTTGCCTCTAATGTATGTAGAGGAGCGCCCCTGCATGCTTTCAACAGATCGAGAAGGCTCCTCCCATTCTCGAGGCAGATATACTGTGCAGCTCGTCTGTACTGCCTACAGGCGTGAATCTCAAATTGGGATGGCGGAATAACCTAAATTAAATACGAAAAGAGAGAAGCGAATGATAAAACGCCTTAATCATTTGCAAAACTACTTAATATGCGAGTAAAAACTAGATTAACAATTAATTCTTACTCTGCATCCTTTGCACAAGGTACATGAACACAATATCCCACCATCGCTGATTGTACCCCTAAGACCAGATGCCtgaaataaacaaataataataccACTAAGTTATTCTGAAGTAGAAAATGAAAAACAATGAACTGGGTATAAAAAATAAACCTTCTTTCCACCCATGTAAACCACAGGGACCCCATCAACCAAACCAGTATCAAAAAGTTCCTTAACCGTCGTAGGCTTTTTGTTAAGCGCAATCTTCTTCGACATCTTCAATTCTAACTTATTCTTCGGACCAGCTGATGTGCTAACTCCAGGCGTTGACTCTTCCCCATTCAAACTCGATATCAGTTCATTTTCCACAGCCTTGCGTTCATTCACTAAAGTCTCTACCTCTACTGTTTCGACCTTCAGTTTGAATGCCGAGCGGGTAAACCGCCGTAATGCCTCTTGTGGCAAATTCTTCTCAGCCATTAGTACTGGAACCTCCACAGCACCACCTTCCAAGGCAACTGGGGCCGCCAGAAAGGAATGAAGCTCACTCGTCGGCGACTCCTCCTTAACCATAGGAATTGACGAACTACCATGAATATCATCTTCCACTACAACCTCAATCAACTCACCTTGTACAAACTCATCAACACAAGGAGCTGGCTTAAGCCTCTCAACATGCTCATATTCACGCGCATTGTTGTTCCTAGACTTCCTAGCTCGGGTATA is a window of Humulus lupulus chromosome 4, drHumLupu1.1, whole genome shotgun sequence DNA encoding:
- the LOC133829412 gene encoding probable pectinesterase 15 → MFKTKITILLWLSAFVFALLSMIISLHKIPLFPTITTTTTSNINPGNSFEHSIYERIFKQSGTENLFSHLTSMVSTTHHHHHHHHTREAKCDQNKWASSLIYKYNAALVLTVGLNGCANFSSVQKAVDAVPERSISRTLVIIDSGTYRSVFFGEYQCEGPGANYTYRASYAKQLQQAEANSFMDISYINGNDWLLDHPNIISSPHEGYHRNYNEFYSY
- the LOC133831216 gene encoding uncharacterized protein LOC133831216, with the translated sequence MKRELAYVFEAKSELGESLLGGTRALSASVTQTPTESQTSSGVEGSENFSCKRFKGSVVNGVIVYTRARKSRNNNAREYEHVERLKPAPCVDEFVQGELIEVVVEDDIHGSSSIPMVKEESPTSELHSFLAAPVALEGGAVEVPVLMAEKNLPQEALRRFTRSAFKLKVETVEVETLVNERKAVENELISSLNGEESTPGVSTSAGPKNKLELKMSKKIALNKKPTTVKELFDTGLVDGVPVVYMGGKKASGLRGTISDGGILCSCTLCKGCRVIPPSQFEIHACRQYRRAAQYICLENGRSLLDLLKACRGAPLHTLEATVQSFISSSPEEKYFTCEKCRVSYPPSCAAKDESLCNSCNDLKNPQCSSPTESLGKRIRSPVPAPVFESPKTAPVCVSSQDRRDWKLTRKLSAPLSMPKASKSASPLRMSPPYKRRWKMTAKSSKSVLLSNSKSPKITSASVSSPKKIHWKITTKDQRLHKLVFENGGLPDGSEVAYYARGQKLLVGYKKGFGIFCRCCNSVVSPSQFEAHAGWASRRKPYAYIYTSNGVSLHELAVSLSRGRKYSAKDNDDLCIICADGGNLLLCDGCPRAFHKECASLPAIPRGDWYCQYCQNMFEREKFVAHNENALAAGRVSGIDPIEEITQRCIRIVKNIEAELSGCVLCRGYDFSKSGFGPRTIILCDQCEKEYHVGCLKKHKMANLKELPKGKWFCCMDCSRIHLTLQKLLVTGPEKLPDSILDAMKKKHVEKGLDVTSGFDVRWRLISGKIASSESRVLLSKAVSIFHECFDPIIDFQSGRDLIPAMVYGRNVRGQEFGGMYCAILMVNSTVVSAGMLRVFGREIAELPLVATSNSNHGKGYFQLLFSCIEKLLAFLNVRSLVLPAAEEAESIWTDKFGFTKIRPDQLINYRKTCYQMVTFKGTSMLQKRVPECRVVQTSS